In Caulobacter segnis ATCC 21756, the sequence GCGGGCCTCGTCCTGGCCTCTCCAAACGACACGAAGAAGGACATCATCGCGCTGGCGCCCGTGAACCAGGCGCTTGCGGATCACTATTTCAACTGGACGACCTGGCCCAATATGGGCGATCGCGGCGCTTCGCCTCGGCTGGCTCAATATCACTACCGCGACCTTGAACCGGGAGGACTCCCCACGCCGATCGCCGGGACGGCGATGAGCGTCACCGCCTATCAGCTCTCCCACGCTGGCTCGCCGTCGACGGCGTTTCTGCTCCAAAGCCAATCAGGCGCCCTGCTATGCCTGGGTGATACGGGTCCCGACGCGGTCGAGGGCTCCACGCATCTGAATGAACTCTGGCGGGCCGTGGCGCCGCTCGTGCGGCAAGGGCGGCTGCGCGGAATCCTGATCGAGGCCTCCTATCCTGACCCGGTCCCTGACGCCCGGCTCTATGGGCATTTGACCCCGTCATGGCTCGACAAGGAGCTTCAAAACTTGCGCCGCATGGTCGGCGATGACGCGCGCGTGAAAGCGCTGCCGATACTCGTCACCCACATCAAGCCGGCGCAAACATCGCGATCGAGTCGCGCGGACGTAAGCCGGCAACTCAACGACCTCGGCTTTTTCAACTATATCGTCTTGGAGCAAGGCCGGGCGTACGCCCTTTAGACCGGCCAAGTCTCCGCTGAGCGCCACGCTTCCTAGTCGCGAGCTCTGATCCTGATCAAAAATGAACACTTCCGCGGCTGCGTCGTTGAAGCGTCTAGGGACGTCGCGCTCTGGCCTGCTCACCGCGCCTCGCACATCCCCTTCGAGAGAGCGACATGGAACAGCCTGGCCTTCCTTCGATGTCCCGACGCGGCGTCCTGATCGTCGGCGCGGCTTCCGCGGCGACGACCGCCGTCCCCGTCCCCGGCGCCGAAGCCGCGGTCGGCGCGACGGACGCGCCGACCCTCGCCAAGGTGGCGCTTGTCGTCAACGGCAAGCCCCAGGCCCTGACGCTGGACACCCGCACCACCCTGCTGGACGCGCTCCGCGAACACCTGAAGCTGACCGGAACTAAGAAGGGCTGCGACCACGGCCAGTGCGGGGCGTGCACCGTCATTGTCGACGGCCGTCGGATCAATTCCTGCCTGACCCTGGCGGTCATGCACGAGGGCGACGCGGTCACCACGATCGAAGGTCTGGGCACGCCGGACAAACTGCATCCGCTGCAGGCGGCGTTCGTCAAGCACGACGGTTACCAGTGCGGCTACTGCACGCCGGGCCAAATCTGCTCGGCCAAGGCGGTGCTGGACGAGATCAAGGCCGGCGTCCCTAGCCACGTCACCGCCGACTTGACTGACGCCCCCAAGCTGACCGAGGCCGAGCTGCGTGAGCGGATGAGCGGCAACATCTGCCGCTGCGGGGCCTACTCCAACATCGTCGAGGCGATCGCCGACGTCGCGGGAGGTTTGGCGTGAAGAGCTTTTCGTACGAACGCGCCCGCACTCCGGCCGAGGCCGCCGCGGCCGTCGCCAGGGATCCGACCGCCCGCTTCATCGCTGGCGGCACCAACCTGCTGGACCTGATGAAGCTTGAGATCGAGACGCCGCGCCGCCTGGTCGACGTCAACGGCCTGAAGCTGGACAGGATCGAGCCGACCCAGGACGGCGGGCTGC encodes:
- a CDS encoding MBL fold metallo-hydrolase, which produces MCDVGTLAAGIDQARRRGRYPRAASREEVMTSISAYLVTHAHLDHVAGLVLASPNDTKKDIIALAPVNQALADHYFNWTTWPNMGDRGASPRLAQYHYRDLEPGGLPTPIAGTAMSVTAYQLSHAGSPSTAFLLQSQSGALLCLGDTGPDAVEGSTHLNELWRAVAPLVRQGRLRGILIEASYPDPVPDARLYGHLTPSWLDKELQNLRRMVGDDARVKALPILVTHIKPAQTSRSSRADVSRQLNDLGFFNYIVLEQGRAYAL
- the paoA gene encoding aldehyde dehydrogenase iron-sulfur subunit PaoA, with product MEQPGLPSMSRRGVLIVGAASAATTAVPVPGAEAAVGATDAPTLAKVALVVNGKPQALTLDTRTTLLDALREHLKLTGTKKGCDHGQCGACTVIVDGRRINSCLTLAVMHEGDAVTTIEGLGTPDKLHPLQAAFVKHDGYQCGYCTPGQICSAKAVLDEIKAGVPSHVTADLTDAPKLTEAELRERMSGNICRCGAYSNIVEAIADVAGGLA